The genomic window CTAGGGCTCACGCTTCTAAGCCTGCACAACCTCACCCAGCTGATCAGATTCACCTCAGCTATTAGCCAGGCAATTCAAGATGACTGTTTTTCAGAGGATTTCGCTCCTTGGCAACCGGACTCAGCAGCACATCACACGTGGTAACGTCCATGAAACGCAGCTGAGCAACTAGGGATGGCAGCCTTCACTCTCGATCTGATGGCCCAACTGCCAGAGGCCTATCAGGCCTACGCTCCAGCAGTGGATGTTCTTCCACTCATCCCCATTTTCTTCTTCCTGCTTGTCTTTGTTTGGCAAGCATCTGTGGGCTTCCGCTGAAGCATTCATTTCAATCAACGCTTTTTTCCTCGACGCCATACCTCCCAGACGAAGGTAGGCAGACAAAGAATGCGATTCCATCGGCTGGGCTCTTGGCCCAACCGATAGAGCCATTCGAGCCCTAACTGACACATCCATTCGGGGGCTCGCTTTTTCATCCCAGCCCATACATCGAAACTTCCCCCAACACCCATCCAGAGGCCTGGACATGCCCGCCTTACGCGCGCTATCCACGTTTCTTGACGGGGAACTCCTAGAGCCACAAGCACAAGATCAGGATGCAAAACTCTCAACTTGGCTTCCAGGCCAGGCCAAGCATCTTGGGGTTGATAACCATGCGAAGACATCACAAGTCGCAGAGCAGGCAGGTCTTGCTTCAGGAGTTGCCTCAAACGATCCATGACCTGCGGGGTTGCTCCCACTAGGGCCACCTTCCAATCATGAGCCTCTGCATAGGCAAGTAACGAACGTGCCAGTTCAATGCCAGGACTACGCGGCACCACAACTCCCTGACGCCTCAGCGCCCAAACCACGCCAATCCCATCTGGGATGACTAGATCTGCCGCGGCAATAGCATCACCTAGCCTTGGATTCTCTCTAGCCGCCATTGTCATCTCCGCATTAAGCGTGACGATCTGGCCACCACCACGAGCATGCAAACCAATCGCCGCAGCCTGAACATCGCGGCATGCATCCACTGGCACACCTAGAACTCTTCGACGGTATTGATCGCTCGGTGCGGTGCTTGTTGATTCCATCAGCGAGACAACTGAGGTTGAAAATTTAGTGCTCTAAACCTTGAACGCAATCGATGGAGTCCAAAGCCCAATCGCCACAAGCAAGCGAATGGAGCAACAGCCGATTTGCAAAGAAGCCCCTGAGAAAGTAGCGCTGTGCGAGCCGAGAGGGTTGTTGGACGGATGTGTTGCTAACGACTCAGATGGGCTCCTCCAAGGAAAGCCCCATGCCGGGGTGTTCGACGGCATGTTCAATCAGGTCAGCCAAACGAAGCGCGCGCGAAGCCTGCTCCCCATCAACGGCTGGTGTCTCACGACCTCGCAAACACTGAAGAAAATGCTCCAACTCGGCATAGAGAGGCTCAATAGAAGTCGTGCTGACCTCTTCGATAAAACCGTCATTGCGATACAACAACTCACCGTGATCGGCTGAATACCACTCATGAGCACGACGATGTATATGCAGGGTGTGATTCAGGAAATCAGTCTCAACAAGACTGCCCCGACAATGGGCACTGAGACTGCGAATTTTGCGGTGGCTCATCTTGCTAGCAGTGAGGCTAGCCACCACACCATTGCTGAAGCCAAGCGTGGCATTGACGTAATCGATCGGGCCCTCGGCAGTGCGGCCCCCTGCAGCAGCCAGACCTACCACCGGAGCACCCGCCAGCTCAAGAACCAAGTCGAGGTCATGAATCATCAGATCAAGCACCACCGACACATCATTCGCTCGGTCACCATGGGGGCTATGGCGACGAGCCTCAAGAACCACAACCTCCTCATTTTCCACCACCTTGATCAACTCTCGAAAGGCAGGGTTAAAGCGTTCAATATGGCCAACCTGCAAGAGCCGTCCAGCCTTATTCGCCGCCACAATCAATGCGGATGCCTCCTCCTGACTGGCCGCAATCGGTTTTTCGATTAACACATGCAGGCCTGCCTCCAAGCAGGCCTGCCCGACCTTGTGATGAAGCAATGTCGGCACAGCAATGCAGACGGCTTCGACCTCGCCTAGCAAGCTGTGGTAGTCAGGGAACCAATCGCATCCAAACTGTTCAGTTGCCAGCTGACCACGCTCAGGATCGGGATCAGCGACTGCCACCAACTGCGCATCCTTAAGCAGACTGAGCACACGGGCATGATGCCAACCCATATTGCCAATCCCGATCACACCGACCTTCACCGGAACCATGGGATCGGTCATCGGCAGGCCATGGCGCATCGGGGAAATTATCAACGATCATTCCTCAGTGTGATCGTGACTGGGAAGAATCAGTCGCACACGCTCGATACGAGGACCCTTCATCGTGACGATCTCGAATTGCAAACCATCGCAGCGCAAGGCCTCTCCAGCAGAAGGGATGTGTTGCAACTTTTCAAGCAGAAAGCCAGCCAAGGTGTGATGTCCATCAGCTTCAGGCAAGTCCAGATTGAGCTGTCGATTGAGCTCAATGATCTCAAGATCTCCTGCAACCATCCATGTGTCTGACTGACCCTCAATCAGCTCAAGATCAGGCTCATCGTCGTCTGCATGGGGCTCATCGCCCACGATCTCACCAGTGAGATCGGCAGCTGTAACCAATCCTTCGGTACCGCCATGCTCATCAACGACAAGCAGTAGAGGCTGTCCACTTCGGATCATCGGCAACAATTCAGCCAAAGTGCTGGTCTCAAGAACCCTTACAGCTGGTTCTAAAAAAGGTTCAAGCGGAGATTCTGCCTGCAAAGCACCCCGGGAGATGGGTTCCGCCAACCGACGTAAATCAAGCACACCCCTGACATCATCTAGGGACTGACCGATCACTGGAAAGCGCGCATGGCGGGTGCTATGCACCACTCTCATCAGTTCAGCGAAGCAGACCCCAACAGGCAAGGTGACCATGCCAGAACGTGGCACCATCACCTCTCTAACTTGAGTGTCGCGCAAGGCGAAAACACCTTCAAGGATGTTGCGCTCATCAGGACGAAGGCCTGTTACACCACCAATTTCGATCAGAGACTCCAGCTCACCAGCAGAGAGAGCAGGAACAAGAGAATCCCAATGTGCATTCAAACCAACCAGCCGCAACATCATCGAAGCGACAGCTTCCAGAAGAGCCAAAAGGGGAGCAAGCACACGCATCACCATCTCCAACAATGGAGCGAGGTTTAGAGCTGCAGCCTCTGGACGGTTCAGCACCCAGGCCTTAGGAAGAAAACCAGCCAACAAGGTGGCCAACACCACAAGCAGCAGAAAAAGCCCCCCGTCCAACCAGCGACTAGCAGGATCAGCTAGAGGCCACCAGCGATGTCCAACACCACGGCCAACCCAGCCCAGGGCTACCAACGCCAGCATTCCACCCAGTTGAGACACCATCAACGCCCTCCTCAAACGGCGCTGAAGACGATGAACGGCGGAAGCTCCGGGCTGCTGCTCTTCCACTAAAACCTGTACTCGACTAGGCCGCAGCCGCAACAAGGCAACCTCTCCAGCCGCGAAAAAAGCCGGTAGAACCAGCAATAAAGCCAGGAAAAACAACCTCATTGAATGAAGAAAATATGGGGGTCGCGAGGATCGAACTCGCCTTAGGCGAATTATGAGTTCGCTGCATTCACCAGATTGCTAGACCCCCTCAATCACGGATCTACCACATGCCACGGATAGGAGTGAAGGGCTCAGGCGCCACATTCATCTCAGGACCATCCTCCACCATGACAATTTCTGAAGGAACATCCCCCGCAAGGCTGTTGTCAAAACCGCTGGAGATATCAACAGTTCGCCAAGGTAGGGAAGGACTCTGCTCTTCTAGAAGCACCTGATAGGTGTTCTGCACAGCAGAACCATCCCAGATGATCGTCTGATCAGGGAAACCAAATCCCATCAAGCGATTGCCCTCTTGACCGGCCACAGCGATGCCGAGCATATCCGTGAGCTGATGAAGCACATCCACACCCCGGACATAGGGAGCTGTCCAACTGTAAAAACGACGTTCGATTAAGGCACCAGTGGATTCCAGCGGTCCACATTGGCTCACCTCCACAGGGCCCTTCGACGACTGGTTGGCATCCGGTGCTTCAAGAGTCGTGGTGCAAACCACAGGCCTCGCCCAGGCCAAACCGCCACCCCATCCAGTGACTGCCAATGGTGTCACCAGGGCCAAACCAAGCATCCTTAGCT from Prochlorococcus marinus str. MIT 9313 includes these protein-coding regions:
- a CDS encoding photosystem II reaction center protein K yields the protein MAAFTLDLMAQLPEAYQAYAPAVDVLPLIPIFFFLLVFVWQASVGFR
- a CDS encoding WecB/TagA/CpsF family glycosyltransferase, with protein sequence MESTSTAPSDQYRRRVLGVPVDACRDVQAAAIGLHARGGGQIVTLNAEMTMAARENPRLGDAIAAADLVIPDGIGVVWALRRQGVVVPRSPGIELARSLLAYAEAHDWKVALVGATPQVMDRLRQLLKQDLPALRLVMSSHGYQPQDAWPGLEAKLRVLHPDLVLVALGVPRQETWIARVRRACPGLWMGVGGSFDVWAGMKKRAPEWMCQLGLEWLYRLGQEPSRWNRILCLPTFVWEVWRRGKKR
- a CDS encoding Gfo/Idh/MocA family protein is translated as MTDPMVPVKVGVIGIGNMGWHHARVLSLLKDAQLVAVADPDPERGQLATEQFGCDWFPDYHSLLGEVEAVCIAVPTLLHHKVGQACLEAGLHVLIEKPIAASQEEASALIVAANKAGRLLQVGHIERFNPAFRELIKVVENEEVVVLEARRHSPHGDRANDVSVVLDLMIHDLDLVLELAGAPVVGLAAAGGRTAEGPIDYVNATLGFSNGVVASLTASKMSHRKIRSLSAHCRGSLVETDFLNHTLHIHRRAHEWYSADHGELLYRNDGFIEEVSTTSIEPLYAELEHFLQCLRGRETPAVDGEQASRALRLADLIEHAVEHPGMGLSLEEPI
- a CDS encoding hemolysin family protein, coding for MRLFFLALLLVLPAFFAAGEVALLRLRPSRVQVLVEEQQPGASAVHRLQRRLRRALMVSQLGGMLALVALGWVGRGVGHRWWPLADPASRWLDGGLFLLLVVLATLLAGFLPKAWVLNRPEAAALNLAPLLEMVMRVLAPLLALLEAVASMMLRLVGLNAHWDSLVPALSAGELESLIEIGGVTGLRPDERNILEGVFALRDTQVREVMVPRSGMVTLPVGVCFAELMRVVHSTRHARFPVIGQSLDDVRGVLDLRRLAEPISRGALQAESPLEPFLEPAVRVLETSTLAELLPMIRSGQPLLLVVDEHGGTEGLVTAADLTGEIVGDEPHADDDEPDLELIEGQSDTWMVAGDLEIIELNRQLNLDLPEADGHHTLAGFLLEKLQHIPSAGEALRCDGLQFEIVTMKGPRIERVRLILPSHDHTEE